A stretch of DNA from Odontesthes bonariensis isolate fOdoBon6 chromosome 2, fOdoBon6.hap1, whole genome shotgun sequence:
TGGCTTCCCCTCCCCGCTCTGTGAATCTAGCTGATCTGAAACCTGTTGACGACAGCacatcagcagcagcttcaggtaGGTTTCTTCAAAGGAGAGAGCGAGGGGTTTTTGGGGTGGAATAAAAATCATTggcatcaccatcatcaccagaTTCACCAGTATCTGGATCACGTGACGTCACCGAAGGAAGTGGAATTAAACCGGCTTTATTTAGATGTAATCCCTCATAGCAATCGTCAGAGCGAGTAAAATGTCCCAGAGAGGGGAGAGATAAACTGTACTGGATTAGTAAAAGCCCCTACCCATCCCAACCTATAACCCAACCTATCCTCTTTTGTATTTTGTTCTACTAGCAAACAGTTTGGTGACTATCTCAAGCCTGCACCCCGTTACCGGGTCTTCCACGGAGTTACTCTGTTTCCTCTacagtgtttgtgttgttttgtgtgatgGGGATGTTTTTGTGTGCGGTGTCCTTTTTCCTCTCGCACAACAAACCAGCATGACCAGAGATTAATTATTCAAGGATTGCCAGCTGAAGGGGGAGTCACCTGATAGCTCGGACTTACAATATTACAACCTCATATCAGGTGAAACAGTGCGCCTTCTCTGTTAGTTTACTCTCCCTTCTCTACCTCCTCCTTACATTTTATTCTGTTCAGCTGTGTATGAAGACTTGCTCTTTCAAACATACTTTCAGGAGCCTATTTCTTCtgttttgtgcatttttttgtgtcttttaaatttttttcaggttttaccTTTTTTGCCAATGCTTGTCGTGAACAAACAGTTAGGTCTTGGACGCTCCCACAGTTGGGATACATTAGGGGGGAATGAGGGTCAGTGGGAGAGGCAGTGTGACAGTGCATACGAGCAGCAAGCAAGATTAACAGGTCGACGTAACTCCCTGTCATACGGGGAGGGAGGACGGTGGTACGAAGCTCCAGATCTGGATTTGAAACGTGCTTCGTATTCCTATCAAGACACTCCCTACGGACAGGTTTACGTAGAACGTCACGACCCACGGGGGGTTAGGAAGGGCTCTGTGCCGGATCTAAACCACTACGAACGGGCACCCATGGCTCACCGAGGCTCCATTTCACATCAGGATTACTATCCTCACGACCCAGCTATGACTCCACGGCCACCTGAGGGCCTTTACCGGCCAGAGCACCAGGCTCCACCACCTCATCCTCATCCGCTCAGCAGGTCAGGCTCACATTTTGGGATGGCACCTGGGACTCGAGCTGTGTGGGATCAAGGTCAGGCAGGGAGAGGGGCACCTCAAGCACCTACGTcaccccttcctcctcctccccctcctcctaccGCCCATGAGTTGAATCGAATTTATAGGGAACCTGGTGCTGTAACTGCTGCCAAGATGATACAAGATGGCCAACAGCGTTTGCCCTCCCGGGAGCCATCTCCTGCTCACTATGGTTTTGAGCATACATCCCCTCGGTATGCCAGTGAGCCTCCACCTCTGACCGGCCAGTCAGTCTATTCTGATGTGGATGGTCGCCCACTGGATCCACAGCAGCAGGCTGCTACCTGTCTGGTGGTGGATCCTGATAGTCAAGGTATGGTTATGAGGCAAGAGGCAGCTTCACCTTATACTGtccaacagcaacaacaattaCAGCAGCAGCAAATCCAACAACATTTGCATCAGCAGAAACTCCAGCAGCAACAATTACAACAGCAGCAGTTACAGCAACAGCAACTCCAACAGCAGCAATTACAGCAACAACAACTTCAGCAACAACAGATACAACAACAGcaccttcagcagcagcagttacAGCAGCAACAAATTCAACAGCAACAGCTTCACCAAGAACAGGTGCAGCAGCATCTGCAACAGCCCCTTCCACCTCCACCTGCCATGCCAGTGTCTGACTCAAACTATGCTATGCCAGCTCCTGTTCCTGCTCCACTGCAAACTGCAACAGCTCTTCCACCTGCACCTGCCCCTGTGCAGTCTGCCTTAGCTCCGGCCCCTCCTCCACCTGCCACTCCACTTCCTGCtcctcttcctgctcctcccgCAGCTGCCCTGCTGTCACCTTTGCCTGTGGACCCCAAGAAGACAGTTGATCCAGAATTCCTTTCTTTACTGCGAAATGAGGGCATCTCAGAGAGTACCATCTCCTCACTCATTCAGCAGGGATTTGACTCCACAAGCATGCTAGCTGTTATGGAGGAGAACGATTTCCGCACAGTCGCCCCCAACCTTGGCCAGGCTCGTGTACTCTCTCGCTTTGTCCACAACTACAAAAGGCCAGTTGAGGCTACTCCAGCACCCTCACGACCTCAGACACCATTGCGAGGACGCTCTAATAGCTTTAGTCATCGCTCAGATGTttatcatcagcagcagcaccaccatTTACAACACCCTCCACAGGCTTTAGCCATGGATCCCCAGCTAATGCACTCACAGACTCCTGGGGCTATGCAAACAATTTCCCCAAGAATGGGAGAAGTAATAGGTAGGAGGCCCAGCAGTGCCCCCTCTCAACACCTCCTTGAAGCCTCTGCTGGCTACCCAAACCAACCACCTCGTTCCCCAGGGCCATATGCTGGAACCATTATGCCTGTTCAATCAAGACCTATGTCGGCCTACTCCTCCGGGGTGCATATGCAGGGAATGCAAATAATGCCACAGCAGATCACTGGATCAATGCCTGCTATACCGGGATCTATTCACCCCATCCCAGGTATGCCACAGCAAATGCCCATATCCCTGCCAGCTTTACAGCAGCCACCACAACAGGTGCCGAAAGCATACTCCACCAATTACACAGTACCAATGGAGCTGATGAAGAGGGACAGGAATTTACTGCCATTATCACCCATGCACAGCCCTCACCCTAGTCCTCAGCTGATACGCAAGGGTGGGGGACCTGCATCAGACAGTGCCCTCGTCCCTGTGGGAGCACCTGTTCAAGGCCAAGGTGTCCTGGTTGCCAACCAGAAACTAAGTCGACGTACAGGTCCGCCAGTCATCGTTTCCACAATGGCATCTCCAGACACAAGTAAATacttctttttccctttttcatgGCTATCTTCggtttgtttgatttttaatAGGTTTGGTTTAATATACGAGACAACTTATTTTTGCATGAGCCTTTGCATTTCTCATCTTATTGCTCAGTATCTCCAGTGTTGCTGCATTGTTAATCTTTTCTAGGAGCAAGTCAGTAcactgagaaaaaaatataattaGTAGGTTACAGCCGTTTGTTTAATTCTATTTTCATTCACTAACTTGAATATTTTCTAAGTGAATGCATCTCTGTCCACCAAGTACTTTTGCATGTTGCTTTCAGAACATTGGCGTGTGAAATGTATTTAGTTAAGCACGGTTACTGGTATATGATGCATGACACTTGACCTTAAACTCCAAACACAATCAAAATGTTAATACAGGATTTTTTGGATCCTTTAATCTTTCTGGTCAGTTGCCCTCTGTTGACACTGACTTCATCAGCATTAGAGAGGATGTGCTTTTTCCTCTTGTCTAGGCAAGTGAAGTGAAAATCTTAATGGTGCTGCTTTTATCTTCTCTAAATCCGTTGTCACGATTTTCAATTAAGAACAAGTTAATCATAACTTTTGCTTTAAACACAATCCTATTGACAATCTTTCCCATgccctactttttttttgtatttgtcatGATCCTAAAATAttttctcatcagtttatctctATGAGAGCCAGATTTATCtgatttctttttccctttccGTGAAGCCTTTATTATTTCAGTGATGTCGTACTTGTGTCGAATCAGAACTAGAAACCGAATGAGAAACACCGCATTAAAAGTGGAGAGCCTTGATAGGGTGCAGTATAGAGGGTTTTGGACAAACAGCTGTCAGCATCCTTTCTGGTACATTTTAAATATCAACAACTGTGCTCCACATTCATGTTGCAGGCTGAAAGCATTCATGTGTGAACAGTTCACATTAAGACTTCTGTAACTGTAAAGGTCAGATAATGTGTACAGATGTCTTAACTGTGTGGGAACAGGGGCTATACATCTGTTGCAACAGTCATCTGTGTACAGTATGTGAGATTGTATTTGCCTCCCCTTCCCAGGATTCAGGAAGATTGTGTAATGGTGATTGCAGCATTAGCTGTCTGTAGCCCTTCAGCTGTGGTGTCATTGTAACTGCACTTGTTCGTGATAAATTCCTTCCTGCTCAGCCCCCCAGGCCTCTGTTGTACTAAACTCAAATGTCTTCTTTCAAAATGATAATAAGAAGGCCTCAGAGTGCCATCAAAAAGCTTTATTGCCACTCGGACCATATAACATTACCTCAGTCCTCCTGCAGTCAAGGTGTACCACCAACCTGCACAATAACAACTAAATTTGTTCTTTTAGATCATTCTCCTCTCGTGACACAATGTTTGATTTTCTTTGCGCTGTGTAATTTCAGTGGAGAAaagaaatcagataaaatcaaatGCATTCAATCAGTGCATCCCTTTGGGTAGTATCTCCGATTTTTCTGGATTCACAACTCAACTCAAAAGCCGATTCCCAAAATATGTTCTTTTCAGTCCCGCATCCTGATAAAAGTGGTTTCCCGACATTTTTTGTTGATGTTTCCATTAACATCAGCTCACTGGAGGCTCACTTGCAGCGTCACCAGACGGATAAAATCGAATTAACTTCCCCGATGGCTGATGTGTGATTGTGTCATTTTCTCAGTGTAGGTTGCAATGAGAAAAGAGAGGGAGGCTCAATCCTTCACATCCTCTATTTTCATGGCTACGCTAATCCAAAGATACTCTCATTCTGCTGTAATATAGATGGCCAACAGGTTTAAACAGACTTGAAAT
This window harbors:
- the ctbp2a gene encoding C-terminal-binding protein 2a isoform X1, whose protein sequence is MLVVNKQLGLGRSHSWDTLGGNEGQWERQCDSAYEQQARLTGRRNSLSYGEGGRWYEAPDLDLKRASYSYQDTPYGQVYVERHDPRGVRKGSVPDLNHYERAPMAHRGSISHQDYYPHDPAMTPRPPEGLYRPEHQAPPPHPHPLSRSGSHFGMAPGTRAVWDQGQAGRGAPQAPTSPLPPPPPPPTAHELNRIYREPGAVTAAKMIQDGQQRLPSREPSPAHYGFEHTSPRYASEPPPLTGQSVYSDVDGRPLDPQQQAATCLVVDPDSQGMVMRQEAASPYTVQQQQQLQQQQIQQHLHQQKLQQQQLQQQQLQQQQLQQQQLQQQQLQQQQIQQQHLQQQQLQQQQIQQQQLHQEQVQQHLQQPLPPPPAMPVSDSNYAMPAPVPAPLQTATALPPAPAPVQSALAPAPPPPATPLPAPLPAPPAAALLSPLPVDPKKTVDPEFLSLLRNEGISESTISSLIQQGFDSTSMLAVMEENDFRTVAPNLGQARVLSRFVHNYKRPVEATPAPSRPQTPLRGRSNSFSHRSDVYHQQQHHHLQHPPQALAMDPQLMHSQTPGAMQTISPRMGEVIGRRPSSAPSQHLLEASAGYPNQPPRSPGPYAGTIMPVQSRPMSAYSSGVHMQGMQIMPQQITGSMPAIPGSIHPIPGMPQQMPISLPALQQPPQQVPKAYSTNYTVPMELMKRDRNLLPLSPMHSPHPSPQLIRKGGGPASDSALVPVGAPVQGQGVLVANQKLSRRTGPPVIVSTMASPDTSIRPQIMNGPMHPRPLVALLDGRDCTVEMPILKDLATVAFCDAQSTQEIHEKVLNEAVGAMMYHTITLTREDLEKFKALRIIIRIGSGYDNIDIKAAGDLGIAVCNIPSAAVEETADSTLCHILNLYRRNTWLYQALREGTRVQSVEQIREVASGAARIRGETLGLIGFGRSGQAVAIRAKAFGFNVIFYDPYLQDGLERSLGVQRVYTLQDLLYQSDCVSLHCNLNEHNHHLINDFTIKQMRQGAFLVNSARGGLVDEKALAQALKEGRIRGAALDVHESEPFSFSQGPLKDAPNLICTPHTAWYSEQASLEMREAAATEIRRAITGRIPDSLRNCVNKEFFVTTAPWGMMEQQQQPQVHPEINGAAYRFPPGMMGVAPGGIPGPMEGLVPGGVPIAHTLPPGTHPSQATSPNQPSKHGDPMREHMTEP